The genomic stretch ACGGGTATAGACGTAACACCTGCGATGATAGAGCGTGCTAGATTACTTCAACAAGAAAAGCAACTGAATAACCTATTTTGGCAAATTGGCAATGTTCTACAGCTGCTTTATGAAGACGCAACATTTTCTCTAGTCATTACCCGATACAGTTTCCATCATTTCATTGATCCACAAGCTGTGCTCGCTCAAATGTGCCGGGTTTGTATGCCTGGTGGTAAAGTTGCTGTGGTGGATGTCACACCTGCACCGGGGAAGGTGACGGCTTACAATTATATGGAGAAACTGCGTGATCCTTCGCACACTAAAGCATTGACATTCGCTGAACTTCAGGAAATGTTTCATCAGGCAGGTTTAATTAACATTAAAACAGGCTCATATCAAGTTGAGATGCAGCTTGAAAAACAGTTACAGGCATCCTTTCCTAATCATGGTGACGCTAACAAAATACGTCAATTATTTATCGAAGACTTGACAACTGACAGCTTAGGGGTTAGTAGTTATCGCCGAGGGACTGAAATTTATTTTGCTTACCCTGTATCAGTAATTGTAGGTCAAAAGGATATTTTAAAATAACTTTAGTTGCTGGTTATCAACTAAGCGCGAATTTAATAGCGTCCAACTTTTCAATAGTTGAGGCTGGAAGCGGAAAATAAAAAACCCCCACTAACTGGGGGTTTTTATAAATAGCGGGGATAAAAAATGGATACTTAAAGTAGGTATAGCAATCCGAAAAGGATAATCCAAATCACGTCAACGAAGTGCCAATAAATTTCCGCAGCTTCGATGCCAAAATGCTTTTCGCTATTGTAGTGATCCTTGGTGCGCGATCGCCACAATACTGCAAGAATCGCGACAACGCCGATGGTAACGTGCAATCCGTGGAAACCAGTCAAAACGTAAAATGCACTGGCAAACAAATTGGTAGTTAAACCAAATTCCAGATGGGTATATTCATATACCTGACCTAGTAAAAAAATAATACCCATTGCCGCAGTTATCGCCAACCAAGTTCTCATTCCCCGCGCATCATTCTTTTTAATGGCGGTGTCAGCATTGTGCATGACAAAACTGCTAGCAATCAGATTGACAGTGTTGACTCCGGGGAGCAACAATTCTAATTCTGGCGTGCCTTCTGGGGGCCACGCAGGTAAAGTAGCACGGAAAGCTAGATAAGCTCCGAACAATCCTAGAAAAATCATCCCCTCAGCGATGAGGAAAACAATTAGACCAAATATGCGATGGTCTGGATGTTCTTCATGATGAGCCTCTGTTGTCGCCGCGTGGTGATGGTTGAGAGCTGTTTTAGCTGGGTCAATAGTTTGACTTTGCATGAATCTTCTAAAGGATAAAGTATTAAGGATGAAGTATGAAGGATAGAGGATGAAGTATTATTTTTCATACTTCATCCTTGAGCCTTCACCCTTTATTTCCGGTCTTCAGGATTTGCCGCAACCTTTGGATCTGGTTCGGCGCGTAATACAGAGTTAGGACCGCCAGACAATACTGGATTGGGATCGTCTAAGGGTACATCTTCTTTGGCTTTTTCCAAACCGTAGTCGTAGGGTCCGGTAGCCAATACTGGAAGTTTGTCAAAATTCTCAATTGCTGGCGGTGAGGTTGTCATCCACTCTAAAGTAAGTGCATCCCAAGGATTGTTGCCTGCTTTGGGACCATACATCCAACTCCAAATCGCATTGATAATGAAGGGGAATGTGGAAATCGCCAGTATATAAGCACCATAAGTGCAAATTTCATTCAAAGTTGTAAATTTTGGGTCATACTGGGCAACACGTCGGTTCATGCCCATCATTCCCAGCTTGTGCATCGGTAAAAATGCCATATTTAGACCGACGATAGTCAGAGTAAAGTGAACCTTACCCCAAAATTCGTTGATCATTCGTCCCGTCATTTTCGGGAACCAGTGGTAAATCGCGGAATAAATGCCGAGAACGCTACCACCAAACAGGACATAATGCAAGTGTGCGACAACAAAATACGTGTCGTGGACGTGAATATCAAACGGAACCGCAGCTAACATCACGCCACTGATTCCGCCGATAACGAAAGTGCCAACAAAGCCCATTGCAAACAACATGGCGGTAGTCAGGCGGATTTTGCCACCCCACATAGTTGCCAACCAGCTGAAAATTTTAATACCAGTAGGTACGGCGATGATCATGGTGGTGATCATGAAGAACATCCGCAACCAACCGGGGATACCGCTGGTGAACATGTGGTGCGCCCAAACGATTAGTCCCAAAAAGCTGATGGCGAGACTGGAGTAGGCGATCGCTTTATATCCAAAAACCGGCTTGCGGGAATGCACGGGGATCACTTCAGAAATCGCCCCAAAAAAGGGCAAAATCATGATATAAACCGCTGGGTGCGAGTAAAACCAGAACATGTGCTGGTACACAACCGGATCGCCACCACCAGTCGGGTTAAAAAATGTCGTTCCGGCAATTAAGTCAAAAGACAACAAAATCAAACCCGCTGCTAGCACTGGTGTTGATACCAAAGTCAGCGCTGAGGTAGCAAACATTGCCCAGCAGAACAAGGGCATTTGATTGAAACCCATGCCAGGGATACGCATCTTCAGCAGGGTAACAAGGAAATTAATTGCCCCCAAAATCGAAGATGTCCCCAGCAAAAGGACGCTCATAATCCATATTCCCTCACCCACTTGACCTGTAACCAAGCTCAAGGGAGGGTAGGAAGTCCAACCCGCATCTGGTGCATCGCCCACCACTAAACTGCTGATTAGCAATATACCAGCTGGCGGAATCATCCAAAAAGCGACAGCATTCAAGCGGGGGAATGCCATATCCTTTGCCCCAATCATCAAGGGGATCAAGTAGTTAGCAAACCCCGCACCCGCTGGCACAATCCACAAGAAAATCATGATTGTGGCGTGCAGCGTAAACAAACTGTTGTAAACTTCTGGCGTGACAAAATCCGTTTCTGGCGTTCGCAGTTCCGTGCGAACTAAGTCAGCCATTACCCCGCCCATGCAGTAAAAAATGAATGTAGTAACTAGGTACTGAATTCCAATTACCTTATGGTCGGTATTAAAGCCGAAGTAGTCTTGCCATTTTCTAATCCCTGGTTCCTCATTCAAGGCAGGGGTATTCGCAGTTTCCTGCAACTGTGCTTGTGTCATAAAAGTCCTTTTGGTTGTTGGTTGTTGGTTGTTAATAGTTAGTAGAACAACGCTCCTACTAACCACTAACCACTAACCAATAACTAATGGTGAATTTGATGTAAAATTTCTGGCTGAATTCCCATATCCTTGGTGTAAGGAGCGAGAAATTTATCTGGTGATATGTCCTCGGTGTTGACAGCAACGGCTTGATTTAGTGTTTCAGCGCTGGCAACTAGTTGCTCTTGTACCCAGTTATCAAAAGCTTCCTGCTTTTCTACAATAACTTGTGTTCTCATTGCGCCGTGGTACGGACCGCAAAGTTCAGCACAGATAAGGTCATAATCACCCTCTTTTTTCGGTGTAAAGCGAATTTCACTTTGCCGACCAGGAATTATATCTTGCTTGAGGCGAAATTCTGGCACCCAAAAGGCATGAATGACATCGTTGGCGCTCATGTTGAGTTGCACTTCGCGTCCGATGGGAACATGGAGTTCACCGGAGGTAACACCAGTTTCTGGATAGGTAAAAATGAATGCGTACTGCATACCCGTAACGTTCACTACCATTGCCGGTGGTTTGCCTTCTTTTCCGGGAACCGGACCGATGGTGGGAGCAACAATACCTACACCCGGGGCATTTCGCTTTTGGGGAATTTGGTCAGCATTGCGGACTGCTGCTGTAGCGGGGTCTTGCATTGCCTCATCAGATTTCTGCTGATTGAGGTTGGGTTCTGTGCTGGGTGGCGTATCGTTTAGAGTTGCTGCGATCGCTGCCCCAGGCATTTTCATCGACTGCTGCATAATTGGGGCTTCGTGGACGGCATGGGGGTTAAAGCCACCCATTTCGTTGTACACGTCGAAGCTGTAAACAGAAATACCGATAACGATAATTGCTGGGATCGCCGTCCAAAGAATTTCTAAAGGTATGTTGCCTTCGACGGGTGGTCCGTCAGAGTTGTCGCCAGGACGACGACGGTATTTAAAGGCACTATAAATCAAAATACCCTCAACGAGCAAAAATATACCCGTTGAGACGACCATCATCGTGTTAAACAGACCATCCACTAAATCGGCTTCGTCAGTTGCTGCTGTAGGCAACAGACCGTGATTTTGACCGTACCAGAGGCTGACCAGTGTCAGCAGGATGCCAATGAGTAACGTCCAGATTGAACTTGGAATTTTCACGGTTGATTAGAGTTAATGACTTTACTATTTAAAGACAGAGCTGCTTACATACTACGGTAGTCCAGCCTATAAGACATTGAGTATAAAGGTCTGAAATTTTTATTAATTTTTTTTGGAGCTTTTCTCATTTTTACTTAGGGGGATTTGCTAGATATTGCCAAGGATAGATGTAAATCAATGACAAAAATTTAACAAAGAATTTAGATAAGTTAAATCATTGCCATTAATCAAATGCCGACAAAAGAGAAAATTCTCTAAAGCTTTTGGCTAAAAGTCGATTCGTTCATTCACAGTATAAATCAGAGCTAATCTTTAACCTTGGTTTATACGCTAGGGTGGTTAGGAGAAGGACACTTGCGCTTTTGGGGCAGAGTGTATCCTAACTGACAAATTTTAGAATTTTAAAGGCTTACTCATAGCTGGCATAAGGTATCATTCATGAGTGAATTTGTCCTAGAACAACAAAATGAAGCGGCACAAGAGCAGCAAAAACCCAAGGAAATGATTCGTCGCTTGGTGTGGAAAATTTGTGTAGCCACCTTAATTTTGATGGCAATAGGCAGCGCCACCCGCGTGATGAATGCTGGACTCGCTTGCCCAGATTGGCCTTTGTGCTACGGGGAACTTGTGCCAGCTAAACAAATGAATTTCCAAGTTTTTCTGGAGTGGTTTCACAGGTTGGATGCTTCGTTGATTGGATTAAGTGCGATCGCACTGGCTGCATTAAGCTGGTGGCATCGTCGATATGTACCTAACTGGCTTCCTTGGACTTCTCTTTTCTCGCTGTTTTTAATTGTCTTCCAAGGCATCTTGGGCGGACTCACCGTTACTCAACTTTTGCGCTTTGATATCGTTACCGCGCATTTGGCAACGGCATTGTTATTTTTCACTACTCTACTCGTTATCGGCACGGCACTCGCCCCCTACCAAGGAACTGGAACTGTTGGTAAGTTACCTTGGGTAAGTTTAACCGCCGCTGTTTTAGTTTATCTACAAAGTTTGCTTGGTGCTTTGGTAGGATCTCGCTGGGCACTACATCAATGCTTTGGCGGTTCTCAACTTTGTGCTGTAATGTACAGTCATATCGGTGGGGTAGTGCCGCCAACAGTAGCAACTTTGGCTGTAGTATTTCTCTCATTGCGTACACCAGCACTACATCCTGCTTTGCGGCAATTAGCTAAGATAACTGCTGGACTGCTAGTTTTACAGATTTTGTTGGGAGTTGCCACTTTTAAGTTACATCTCCAAGTCGAGCCACTTACCGTCTCTCACCAACTTATTGGCGCGTGTTTGCTGGGTACTTTGGTAATTTTCACGGTTCTCTCATTGCGTGATTTGGCTACTAGTCGTGGTATTAACGCTTACTCATCTGCTGTCACGGCGACTACAAGTGTAGATGGAGTGAATTTATAAGTTAAATGCGAGTGCTGTGTGTTGTCTTTTTGTTGGACTATAAAAGCCAGAGGCGATAACGATAGCACAAAAATTGAACAAATAAGGAATTAGAGTCAACATGATTGAGACTAATGTCTCGAAGCACCACCAAACATTTTCCCAAGTTATTCAAAGCTACTACCAGCTGACTAAGCCTCGGATTATTCCGCTGCTATTGATTACTACTGCTGGTAGTATGTGGATTGCCGGTGAGGGAAAAGTAGATCCATTGCTGTTGTTAGTAACTCTTACTGGTGGTACTTTGGCAGCTGCTAGCGCTCAAACGATTAATTGTATCTATGACCGAGATATTGATTATGATATGGAGCGCACTCGTCATCGTCCTTTGCCATCTGGTAGGATACAGCCTCGTGATGCTTTGATTTTTGCGATCGCTCTTGCTGTTGTTTCTTTCAGTCTGCTTTTTGTATTTGCCAATTTACTAGCCGCAATGCTGGCAATGTCTGGTATTGTATTTTATATATTGGTCTACACTCACTGGCTAAAACGCTCTAGTACCCAAAATATTGTCATTGGTGGAGCTGCGGGGGCGATTCCGGCGCTGGTTGGTTGGGCGGCTGTCACGGGAACTTTAAGTTGGGTTGCTTGGTTACTTTTTGCAATCGTCTTTGTTTGGACACCTCCCCATTTCTGGGCTTTGGCGTTGATGATTCGGGATGATTACGCAAAAGTAGGGATACCAATGTTACCAGTTGTTGCGGGTAATGAAGCGACGGTGCGGCAGATTTGGTTTTACACGCTAATTTTGGTGCCAACTACGCTGCTATTAGTTTATCCGTTACATGCGACGGGAATTGTTTATGCAGCGATCGCACTTGCTTTGGGAGGATTATTTATCCTCAAGGCTTGGCACTTGTTGCACAATCCAGGCGATCGCACATTGGCTAAAGATTTATTTCTCTATTCCATCTCTTACATGATGCTGTTGTGTCTGAGTATGGTGATTGATAGTCTTTCTTTGACTCATCGTGTAATTAGTTTTGTGGCAAGTCAGTTGCATTTGGTTAGCTAATTGGCTGATAATAAACCGGGTTTTTCAGAAAAATCCGGTCACTTAAAATGTGCGATCGCATTCTAACTGCTTTTAATATCGCAAAAAAGGCTCAAGCAGTAAGTAT from Tolypothrix sp. NIES-4075 encodes the following:
- a CDS encoding class I SAM-dependent methyltransferase, whose product is MTKVDQSTHNSLIVEQFTKQAIPFTQKSEHSNENEFQLMFALTEVSSSDKVLDLACGSGFVSCAFAKIAHHVTGIDVTPAMIERARLLQQEKQLNNLFWQIGNVLQLLYEDATFSLVITRYSFHHFIDPQAVLAQMCRVCMPGGKVAVVDVTPAPGKVTAYNYMEKLRDPSHTKALTFAELQEMFHQAGLINIKTGSYQVEMQLEKQLQASFPNHGDANKIRQLFIEDLTTDSLGVSSYRRGTEIYFAYPVSVIVGQKDILK
- a CDS encoding heme o synthase; its protein translation is MIETNVSKHHQTFSQVIQSYYQLTKPRIIPLLLITTAGSMWIAGEGKVDPLLLLVTLTGGTLAAASAQTINCIYDRDIDYDMERTRHRPLPSGRIQPRDALIFAIALAVVSFSLLFVFANLLAAMLAMSGIVFYILVYTHWLKRSSTQNIVIGGAAGAIPALVGWAAVTGTLSWVAWLLFAIVFVWTPPHFWALALMIRDDYAKVGIPMLPVVAGNEATVRQIWFYTLILVPTTLLLVYPLHATGIVYAAIALALGGLFILKAWHLLHNPGDRTLAKDLFLYSISYMMLLCLSMVIDSLSLTHRVISFVASQLHLVS
- a CDS encoding cytochrome c oxidase subunit 3; amino-acid sequence: MQSQTIDPAKTALNHHHAATTEAHHEEHPDHRIFGLIVFLIAEGMIFLGLFGAYLAFRATLPAWPPEGTPELELLLPGVNTVNLIASSFVMHNADTAIKKNDARGMRTWLAITAAMGIIFLLGQVYEYTHLEFGLTTNLFASAFYVLTGFHGLHVTIGVVAILAVLWRSRTKDHYNSEKHFGIEAAEIYWHFVDVIWIILFGLLYLL
- the ctaD gene encoding cytochrome c oxidase subunit I — encoded protein: MTQAQLQETANTPALNEEPGIRKWQDYFGFNTDHKVIGIQYLVTTFIFYCMGGVMADLVRTELRTPETDFVTPEVYNSLFTLHATIMIFLWIVPAGAGFANYLIPLMIGAKDMAFPRLNAVAFWMIPPAGILLISSLVVGDAPDAGWTSYPPLSLVTGQVGEGIWIMSVLLLGTSSILGAINFLVTLLKMRIPGMGFNQMPLFCWAMFATSALTLVSTPVLAAGLILLSFDLIAGTTFFNPTGGGDPVVYQHMFWFYSHPAVYIMILPFFGAISEVIPVHSRKPVFGYKAIAYSSLAISFLGLIVWAHHMFTSGIPGWLRMFFMITTMIIAVPTGIKIFSWLATMWGGKIRLTTAMLFAMGFVGTFVIGGISGVMLAAVPFDIHVHDTYFVVAHLHYVLFGGSVLGIYSAIYHWFPKMTGRMINEFWGKVHFTLTIVGLNMAFLPMHKLGMMGMNRRVAQYDPKFTTLNEICTYGAYILAISTFPFIINAIWSWMYGPKAGNNPWDALTLEWMTTSPPAIENFDKLPVLATGPYDYGLEKAKEDVPLDDPNPVLSGGPNSVLRAEPDPKVAANPEDRK
- a CDS encoding COX15/CtaA family protein; protein product: MSEFVLEQQNEAAQEQQKPKEMIRRLVWKICVATLILMAIGSATRVMNAGLACPDWPLCYGELVPAKQMNFQVFLEWFHRLDASLIGLSAIALAALSWWHRRYVPNWLPWTSLFSLFLIVFQGILGGLTVTQLLRFDIVTAHLATALLFFTTLLVIGTALAPYQGTGTVGKLPWVSLTAAVLVYLQSLLGALVGSRWALHQCFGGSQLCAVMYSHIGGVVPPTVATLAVVFLSLRTPALHPALRQLAKITAGLLVLQILLGVATFKLHLQVEPLTVSHQLIGACLLGTLVIFTVLSLRDLATSRGINAYSSAVTATTSVDGVNL
- a CDS encoding cytochrome c oxidase subunit II → MKIPSSIWTLLIGILLTLVSLWYGQNHGLLPTAATDEADLVDGLFNTMMVVSTGIFLLVEGILIYSAFKYRRRPGDNSDGPPVEGNIPLEILWTAIPAIIVIGISVYSFDVYNEMGGFNPHAVHEAPIMQQSMKMPGAAIAATLNDTPPSTEPNLNQQKSDEAMQDPATAAVRNADQIPQKRNAPGVGIVAPTIGPVPGKEGKPPAMVVNVTGMQYAFIFTYPETGVTSGELHVPIGREVQLNMSANDVIHAFWVPEFRLKQDIIPGRQSEIRFTPKKEGDYDLICAELCGPYHGAMRTQVIVEKQEAFDNWVQEQLVASAETLNQAVAVNTEDISPDKFLAPYTKDMGIQPEILHQIHH